The following proteins are encoded in a genomic region of Thiomonas sp. X19:
- a CDS encoding GspH/FimT family pseudopilin codes for MKTASGMTLVELLVTVTLVAILLIVGLPSYQGITTTNRMASEMNALIGDLQYARGEAVKQGQPVTVCASINGTACSNSTNWANGWLIFSDANGNRTVDTGEPILRVQPALGSADTLASSSLLAVTFNRNGFSSNAGSIKLDDAAGSADRLQCVRISTVGYVQLLSGSGCP; via the coding sequence ATGAAAACTGCATCCGGCATGACCCTGGTCGAGCTTCTGGTGACGGTGACCCTGGTGGCCATCCTGCTGATCGTGGGCCTGCCGTCCTACCAGGGCATCACCACCACCAACCGCATGGCGTCGGAAATGAACGCCTTGATCGGCGACCTGCAATACGCCCGCGGCGAGGCGGTGAAACAGGGGCAGCCGGTCACGGTTTGCGCTTCGATCAATGGCACGGCATGCAGCAACTCCACGAACTGGGCGAATGGGTGGCTGATTTTTTCGGATGCCAACGGCAATAGGACAGTCGATACGGGAGAGCCGATTTTGCGGGTTCAGCCCGCTCTCGGCTCCGCCGACACCCTGGCATCGTCAAGTCTTCTGGCCGTGACCTTCAATCGCAACGGTTTCAGCAGCAATGCCGGCAGCATCAAGCTTGACGACGCGGCAGGGTCTGCCGATCGCCTCCAGTGCGTCAGGATTTCGACGGTTGGCTATGTGCAATTACTTTCAGGATCGGGCTGCCCATGA
- the pilV gene encoding type IV pilus modification protein PilV yields MKPRKKTQGHPWSTHKFQSGFSLIEVLIALLVIAIGLLGIAGMQALALSNTSTARQRSLAAIQAASMGSMMRANRGYWESASSVDVTVTGSLSGTSWSSTTLSGSVSSQGTDCETSVCSAPLQMAAYDLQSWGLSIAQQLPNGTGRVQCAAGNPVSCQVSVSWSEKTVALNGAPSSSATQTYTLLVQP; encoded by the coding sequence ATGAAGCCACGCAAGAAAACGCAGGGCCACCCCTGGAGCACTCACAAGTTCCAGTCGGGGTTCAGCTTGATCGAGGTTCTGATCGCGCTGCTCGTGATCGCCATCGGGCTGCTCGGCATCGCCGGCATGCAGGCTCTTGCCCTCAGCAACACCAGCACGGCGCGCCAGCGCAGTCTTGCCGCCATCCAGGCCGCCAGCATGGGTTCGATGATGCGCGCCAACCGGGGCTATTGGGAGTCGGCGTCTTCGGTGGACGTCACGGTCACGGGCTCGCTGTCCGGAACCTCGTGGTCGTCAACCACATTGAGCGGTTCCGTGAGCAGCCAGGGGACGGACTGCGAAACGAGCGTGTGCTCGGCACCGCTGCAAATGGCCGCCTACGACTTGCAGAGCTGGGGCCTGTCCATCGCGCAGCAATTGCCCAACGGCACCGGGCGGGTGCAATGCGCAGCCGGCAATCCGGTGAGCTGCCAGGTGAGCGTGTCCTGGTCCGAAAAGACGGTGGCGCTGAATGGGGCGCCGAGTTCCTCGGCCACACAAACCTACACCCTGCTGGTGCAGCCATGA
- a CDS encoding PilW family protein — translation MTTRRCIPQRTLKPAGHFRQRGLGLVEVLVAMAIALFLLGGLFTIFYTTRQTFSAQQGIAGLQDNERLAMTLMSEVIHGAGYYPTPQPPTPIPNTGTALPVQNAASAPLPAIFAAGQSVFGGTLNGQDAIVVRMVAAPGDGTMSCLGDTNPSTATANVTYLNTYSFSGGTLRCTVSTATSGTGGQTQALVGSNLAGTLHSDGVTAMTLQYGVDTNGGGSVNQYLSAASVSNWSSVKSVKVALTFSNPLAGQPGQPATVNFTRVIDILGQL, via the coding sequence ATGACAACACGCCGTTGCATTCCTCAGCGCACGCTGAAGCCGGCGGGGCATTTCAGGCAGCGCGGCTTGGGGCTGGTCGAGGTCCTCGTCGCCATGGCGATTGCCCTGTTTCTGCTCGGCGGTTTGTTCACCATTTTCTACACCACCCGCCAGACCTTCAGCGCGCAGCAGGGCATTGCCGGTTTGCAGGACAACGAGCGTCTGGCCATGACCCTGATGAGCGAGGTCATCCATGGCGCGGGCTATTACCCGACCCCCCAGCCGCCAACGCCGATCCCCAACACGGGGACGGCGCTGCCGGTGCAGAACGCGGCTTCCGCCCCCTTGCCGGCAATTTTTGCGGCTGGCCAGTCGGTTTTCGGCGGCACCCTCAATGGCCAGGACGCCATCGTCGTGCGTATGGTGGCAGCCCCTGGCGACGGCACCATGAGCTGTCTGGGCGACACGAATCCGTCCACGGCCACGGCCAACGTCACCTACCTGAACACGTACTCCTTCAGCGGGGGCACGTTGCGTTGCACCGTCAGCACCGCAACCAGCGGGACTGGCGGCCAGACCCAGGCTCTCGTCGGCAGCAATCTGGCCGGCACGCTGCACTCGGACGGCGTGACCGCCATGACCTTGCAGTACGGGGTGGACACCAATGGCGGCGGTTCGGTCAATCAATACCTCTCGGCGGCCAGCGTGAGCAACTGGTCGAGCGTCAAGAGCGTCAAGGTCGCCTTGACCTTCAGCAACCCGCTCGCCGGACAGCCGGGGCAGCCGGCAACCGTGAACTTCACGCGGGTCATCGACATCCTGGGGCAACTATGA
- a CDS encoding PilX N-terminal domain-containing pilus assembly protein: protein MQALACKSHRPRHSGFVLIASLLILVVLTVIAVAMFRSFGMQERMAGNLREKTRALEAANSALSYAEWWLNQNNAGTGAACSGAPSPVDTARVCTNQLSSPAVLSNWTKATTYALPSATVSTSGGAGTYYASPKFHIQYLGPDATKNATVYLITALGYGGNANAVAVVQSTYAFTSIKDLTGP from the coding sequence ATGCAGGCACTGGCCTGCAAGTCCCATCGTCCACGGCATTCGGGCTTCGTGCTCATCGCCAGTCTGCTCATTCTGGTGGTGCTCACCGTGATTGCGGTGGCCATGTTTCGCAGCTTCGGCATGCAAGAGCGCATGGCCGGCAACTTGCGCGAAAAAACACGTGCCCTCGAAGCCGCCAACAGTGCCTTGAGCTATGCCGAGTGGTGGCTGAACCAGAACAACGCCGGCACCGGGGCCGCATGCTCCGGCGCGCCTTCGCCCGTCGATACGGCGCGCGTGTGCACCAACCAGCTCAGCAGCCCAGCAGTCTTATCCAACTGGACGAAGGCCACCACCTACGCCTTGCCATCAGCCACGGTGTCCACCTCGGGAGGCGCTGGCACCTACTACGCCAGCCCCAAGTTCCACATCCAGTACCTCGGGCCCGACGCCACCAAGAACGCCACCGTCTATCTCATCACGGCGCTGGGGTATGGCGGCAACGCCAATGCCGTTGCCGTGGTGCAGAGCACGTACGCCTTCACGTCGATCAAAGACCTCACCGGACCTTGA
- a CDS encoding PilC/PilY family type IV pilus protein, translated as MARFNPIRYRSTVYRVLFAASSVLFACASQADEEKPATSASFQPVSQCFRDAGASGWTYASAASPGVAYTGKNSSLTAATGVDAAGQGWLRLTDNTNNQKGSAYYNLPINVSSLGIQVEFTYTAWGGTGADGISMYLFDGATTKFVQGDFGGALGYCAGYGNTPGGLSNAVIGVGIDDYGNFENGYDRCQNGGEPQGHSSGYYTALGIRGPGNGSNGYKWLADVNQKNVPASVGPFSTFYTPSTSVRPTDALFYRRVRLNISPTDPANPQNGYTVTLYWATTPNGAFTQMMRAPYPAGNTPPAAGNKAPDFTIPSNWTPLPPTVKFGFAGSTGGATNYHEVRDVYFTEGLPDLSVTQSGPSTVAAGSTVTYVVTAANIGSTPANNATLTNVLPSALANVTWSCTASAGSSCPAAASAGTIAGSSFSVSGIKLALVGNATFTIQGQVPAGTTGALSNVATISTTEFTDAYPSNDSTSLASTINTNPATASLNLAQVPQTLNSIGVNAVKGAVVQASTQIYLGQYHPANWWGQLFAYPLGADVNGKLAAGSTPNWDAACELTGFPCLSPPTPAAAYLSSGAQSATSRAMLTWNGSQGVAFAYGSLNSAQQAALNHDPVLSGTSLTGSDVVNFLRGDRSKEQSKGGPFRTRTSVLGDIVGSSPVWVGPPNLSYPTSWGDALYTSLAPAENAASNSYGSFVSNNKTRQHVVYVGSNDGFVHGFAAGKYTSTGTFSTTTNNGKELIAYMPSTVLSQIATNPSGTPINRNFNFTAPGYTHRYFVDATPGTGDLYYNGAWHTWLVGGLGGGGQGVYALDITNPANFSQSNASTLVVKELNLSNLTCANNANCKNDLGYSYGTPIVRRMHNGDWAVIFGNGYNSSTGTAAIFIATVKNGASGTNPNGQTGAIYELDTGAGPSSDPTGQHRANGINYVTSADLDGDHVVDYLYAGDLFGNLWRFDVSSCNPPGVTTTGCTASGGWAVSKFGGTSAKALFSAKNATSTAQPITTQVQVLSVPSRVGQPRIEVMFGTGKNIETADQLPNNSPTGVQSIYGVWDWDMNGWNAQSQAQYTSLSGTQSIARSVMQQQAVQGAYDTSGQAFAGTGTGYRTLTTNTVCWKNSSSCPNNNNQLGFYLDLPSSGESIIYNPTLAFGTFIVNSTIPSPNSQGLSCYAPAPPGGWTMAINPLNGGALPNSFFADSIGNFVTIGGQIVSGMYLNAVGSPSLVTDQGKPYMINQDNSGNPNVQQVNPAPNGTGQRLTWTELR; from the coding sequence ATGGCTCGATTCAATCCAATTCGTTACCGCAGCACTGTGTACCGGGTGCTGTTTGCGGCGAGCTCGGTCTTGTTCGCCTGCGCCTCGCAAGCTGACGAAGAAAAGCCCGCCACATCGGCCAGTTTCCAGCCGGTTTCGCAATGCTTTCGCGATGCCGGCGCCAGCGGCTGGACCTACGCCAGCGCTGCAAGCCCTGGGGTGGCCTATACCGGGAAGAACTCCTCGCTGACGGCGGCAACGGGCGTCGACGCGGCAGGCCAGGGTTGGCTGCGGCTGACCGACAATACGAACAACCAGAAGGGTTCGGCCTATTACAACCTGCCCATCAACGTCAGCAGTCTGGGCATTCAGGTGGAGTTCACCTACACCGCTTGGGGCGGTACCGGCGCCGACGGCATCAGCATGTATTTGTTCGATGGCGCGACCACGAAATTCGTGCAGGGCGACTTCGGCGGTGCGCTCGGCTATTGCGCCGGCTATGGCAATACTCCGGGAGGCCTGAGCAACGCCGTGATCGGCGTCGGCATCGACGACTATGGCAATTTCGAGAATGGCTACGACCGTTGCCAGAATGGCGGTGAGCCTCAGGGCCACAGCTCAGGTTATTACACTGCGCTGGGGATCCGCGGTCCGGGCAATGGCAGCAATGGCTACAAATGGTTGGCCGACGTCAACCAGAAAAACGTGCCGGCCTCGGTCGGGCCTTTTTCGACGTTCTACACACCGTCCACCAGCGTGCGGCCGACCGATGCGCTGTTCTACCGTCGCGTCCGGCTGAATATTTCTCCGACGGATCCGGCGAATCCGCAAAACGGCTACACCGTCACGCTGTATTGGGCGACCACACCGAATGGCGCCTTCACACAGATGATGCGTGCGCCCTATCCAGCAGGCAATACGCCCCCCGCCGCCGGTAACAAGGCGCCGGACTTCACGATTCCATCGAACTGGACCCCATTGCCGCCAACCGTGAAGTTCGGCTTTGCCGGCTCCACCGGCGGGGCGACCAATTACCACGAAGTCCGAGATGTGTATTTCACCGAGGGCCTGCCGGATTTGAGCGTGACCCAGTCCGGCCCCAGCACGGTCGCCGCAGGCAGCACGGTCACCTATGTCGTCACCGCCGCGAACATCGGCTCCACCCCGGCCAACAACGCCACCCTCACGAACGTCCTCCCCAGCGCCCTGGCCAACGTGACCTGGTCTTGCACGGCGAGCGCGGGCTCCAGTTGCCCGGCAGCGGCAAGCGCGGGCACGATCGCCGGCAGCAGCTTCAGTGTCAGCGGCATCAAGCTCGCCCTCGTGGGCAATGCCACCTTCACCATTCAGGGGCAGGTTCCGGCGGGCACCACCGGTGCGCTCAGCAACGTGGCCACGATCAGCACGACGGAGTTCACCGATGCCTATCCGAGTAACGACAGCACGAGCCTGGCGTCAACCATCAACACGAATCCGGCCACGGCCAGTCTGAACCTGGCCCAGGTTCCGCAGACCCTCAACTCCATTGGGGTGAACGCGGTCAAGGGAGCGGTGGTTCAAGCCTCCACCCAGATCTACCTCGGCCAGTACCACCCGGCGAACTGGTGGGGGCAGTTGTTCGCCTACCCGCTTGGGGCCGATGTCAATGGCAAGCTCGCCGCCGGCTCGACACCGAACTGGGACGCAGCTTGTGAGCTGACCGGGTTCCCCTGCCTGTCGCCCCCAACTCCTGCCGCGGCCTATCTTTCGTCAGGGGCGCAAAGCGCAACCAGCCGCGCGATGTTGACCTGGAACGGCAGCCAAGGCGTTGCCTTCGCCTACGGCAGCTTGAACAGTGCGCAGCAGGCGGCCCTGAACCATGATCCGGTGCTGAGCGGAACGTCACTCACTGGTTCCGACGTGGTGAATTTTCTGCGTGGCGACCGCAGCAAGGAGCAAAGCAAGGGCGGCCCATTTCGCACCCGCACCAGCGTGCTCGGCGACATCGTCGGCTCCAGCCCGGTTTGGGTCGGGCCGCCGAACTTGAGCTACCCGACATCCTGGGGAGACGCGCTGTACACGAGCCTGGCACCGGCCGAAAACGCAGCAAGCAATAGCTACGGCAGCTTTGTGTCGAATAACAAGACCCGGCAGCACGTCGTCTACGTTGGCAGCAACGATGGCTTCGTCCATGGTTTCGCCGCAGGCAAGTACACCTCGACGGGAACGTTCAGCACCACGACGAATAACGGCAAGGAGTTGATCGCCTATATGCCGAGCACCGTGCTCAGCCAGATTGCGACCAACCCCTCAGGCACGCCGATCAACCGCAACTTCAACTTCACCGCCCCGGGTTACACGCATCGCTATTTCGTCGATGCCACGCCGGGCACGGGCGATCTTTATTACAACGGGGCCTGGCATACCTGGCTGGTGGGGGGGCTGGGCGGCGGCGGACAGGGCGTGTATGCCCTCGACATCACGAATCCAGCCAACTTCAGCCAGAGCAATGCGTCGACCCTGGTGGTGAAGGAGCTCAACCTGAGCAACCTCACCTGCGCCAACAATGCCAACTGCAAGAACGACCTGGGCTACAGCTATGGCACGCCCATCGTCCGCCGCATGCACAACGGCGACTGGGCGGTGATTTTCGGCAACGGCTACAACAGCAGCACGGGAACCGCAGCCATTTTCATCGCCACAGTGAAGAACGGCGCCTCGGGCACCAACCCGAACGGCCAGACAGGGGCCATTTACGAACTGGATACGGGCGCGGGCCCCAGTTCGGACCCGACCGGCCAGCATCGTGCCAACGGCATCAACTACGTCACCTCGGCCGATCTGGACGGCGACCACGTCGTCGACTACTTGTACGCCGGCGACCTGTTCGGCAACCTCTGGCGATTCGACGTGAGCAGCTGCAATCCCCCGGGCGTGACCACCACCGGCTGCACGGCCTCGGGCGGATGGGCAGTCTCGAAGTTTGGCGGCACGTCGGCGAAAGCGCTGTTTTCCGCCAAGAACGCGACGTCCACGGCCCAGCCCATCACCACGCAAGTGCAAGTGCTCTCGGTGCCTTCGCGCGTGGGGCAGCCGCGCATCGAAGTGATGTTCGGCACGGGCAAGAATATCGAAACCGCCGACCAGTTGCCGAACAACTCGCCCACGGGCGTGCAGAGCATCTACGGCGTCTGGGACTGGGATATGAATGGTTGGAATGCGCAGTCCCAGGCGCAGTACACATCCTTGAGCGGCACCCAAAGCATTGCCCGCAGCGTGATGCAGCAACAAGCGGTGCAAGGCGCTTATGACACCAGCGGCCAGGCGTTTGCCGGCACGGGAACGGGCTACCGGACCCTCACCACCAACACCGTGTGCTGGAAGAATTCGTCATCCTGCCCCAACAACAACAACCAGTTGGGCTTCTATCTCGACTTGCCCAGTTCCGGCGAAAGCATCATCTACAACCCGACGCTGGCCTTTGGCACCTTTATCGTCAACAGCACCATTCCCTCGCCCAATTCGCAAGGCCTGAGCTGCTACGCGCCAGCGCCGCCAGGGGGCTGGACCATGGCGATCAACCCGCTCAATGGGGGCGCCTTGCCCAACTCCTTCTTCGCCGACAGCATTGGAAATTTCGTCACCATCGGCGGTCAGATCGTCAGTGGCATGTACCTGAACGCAGTGGGCTCCCCGAGTCTCGTCACCGATCAAGGCAAGCCTTACATGATCAACCAGGACAACAGTGGCAATCCCAATGTGCAGCAGGTCAATCCGGCGCCCAACGGCACTGGCCAGCGCCTGACCTGGACTGAACTGCGCTGA
- a CDS encoding type IV pilin protein, which produces MNSGQTLRGFTLIELMIVVVVIAILSAIALPAYQDSVRKSRRTAAKTAVLDLASREERFYTTNNAYSATAADLGYSALPAAVPDAATNDFQLSVTVDNTTSPPSFTATATAQGDQQNDGCGNFSVNALGVKTVSGALPVSTCW; this is translated from the coding sequence ATGAACAGCGGTCAAACCCTGCGGGGATTCACCCTCATCGAACTCATGATCGTGGTGGTGGTGATCGCCATCCTGAGCGCCATTGCGCTGCCGGCCTACCAGGACTCGGTGCGCAAGTCGCGCCGCACCGCGGCCAAGACGGCGGTGCTGGACCTGGCCAGCCGCGAAGAAAGGTTCTACACCACCAACAACGCCTACTCGGCCACGGCCGCGGACCTGGGCTACAGCGCGCTGCCGGCCGCCGTGCCCGACGCCGCGACCAACGACTTCCAACTCAGCGTCACGGTGGATAACACCACCAGCCCGCCGTCGTTCACGGCGACGGCCACGGCGCAAGGCGACCAGCAGAACGACGGTTGCGGCAATTTTTCGGTCAACGCGCTGGGCGTGAAAACGGTGAGTGGTGCCCTGCCCGTCAGCACTTGTTGGTGA
- the purN gene encoding phosphoribosylglycinamide formyltransferase — MQAVQAPIVILISGRGTNMQAIVRACTAEAWPARVAAVISNRPDAAGLGFARELGIATHVVDHCQASNREAFDAALAACIDAYAPKAVALAGFMRVLTPGFVRRYAGRLINIHPSLLPAFAGLGTHRRALDAGVKWHGATVHLVTPDVDHGPIVAQAVVPVLDGDTEESLAARVLDQEHRIYPAAVRALVEGRLQVQGLHVRVLPAPCAQPRQEAV; from the coding sequence ATGCAAGCAGTTCAAGCCCCCATCGTCATCCTCATCTCCGGCCGCGGCACCAATATGCAGGCCATCGTGCGCGCGTGCACGGCCGAAGCCTGGCCGGCGCGGGTGGCTGCCGTCATCAGCAACCGACCGGATGCCGCTGGACTGGGCTTCGCGCGCGAGCTGGGCATTGCCACACACGTGGTCGATCATTGCCAGGCGTCGAACCGCGAGGCCTTCGACGCCGCGCTGGCCGCATGCATCGATGCTTACGCACCGAAGGCGGTGGCGCTGGCCGGTTTCATGCGCGTGCTCACGCCCGGCTTTGTGCGCCGATATGCCGGCCGCCTGATCAACATCCATCCCTCGCTCTTGCCCGCGTTCGCGGGCCTGGGCACGCACCGGCGCGCGCTCGATGCCGGGGTGAAGTGGCACGGCGCCACGGTGCACCTGGTCACGCCCGATGTGGACCATGGCCCTATCGTCGCCCAGGCCGTCGTGCCCGTGCTGGACGGCGACACCGAAGAATCCCTGGCCGCGCGCGTGCTGGACCAGGAGCACCGCATCTATCCCGCAGCGGTGCGTGCCCTGGTGGAAGGACGCTTGCAGGTCCAGGGCCTGCATGTGCGGGTGCTGCCCGCGCCGTGCGCCCAGCCCCGGCAGGAGGCGGTATGA
- a CDS encoding RsmB/NOP family class I SAM-dependent RNA methyltransferase, whose protein sequence is MKRRVLVSTARELLRIVLRFDLPADVVISRYFRAHPQLGQRDRHVLAESIYQIVRNLRLYRHLAQGASGAQDLHLLVLGWQGDAHGQLDEAFPAELLAWREGILRFDLSTLPPELRYSQPDWMAQALQARGDLDGGEFEALAQSLLQPAPLDLRVNLLKTTREAALAELRSLGIASETMRYSPWGLRVQGKPALNRSTLFTEGAIEVQDEGSQLLALLLAPRRGEMVADFCAGAGGKTLALGAMMRNTGRLYAFDVAEHRLDKLRPRLARSGLSNVYPVVIAHERDDRIQRLAGKLDRVLVDAPCTGTGTLRRNPDLKWRLNEADVSKLAAQQASILKSAATLLKPGGRLVYATCSLLPAENWKIVAQFLRERADFTLHNAAETLAHQQVSFEPATDNLMLELLPHRHGTDGFFAAVMQRA, encoded by the coding sequence ATGAAGCGCCGCGTTCTGGTCAGTACTGCGCGCGAGTTGTTGCGCATCGTGTTGCGCTTCGACCTGCCGGCCGATGTCGTCATCTCGCGCTATTTCCGCGCCCATCCCCAGCTCGGCCAGCGCGATCGCCATGTCCTGGCCGAGAGCATCTACCAGATCGTGCGCAATCTGCGCCTCTACCGCCACCTGGCGCAAGGCGCAAGCGGCGCGCAGGACTTGCACCTGCTCGTGCTCGGCTGGCAGGGCGACGCGCATGGTCAGCTCGACGAGGCCTTTCCAGCCGAGCTGCTGGCTTGGCGCGAGGGGATTCTCAGGTTCGATTTGTCCACCTTGCCGCCTGAATTGCGCTACAGCCAGCCAGACTGGATGGCGCAGGCGCTGCAGGCCCGTGGCGACCTGGACGGCGGTGAATTCGAGGCCTTGGCCCAAAGCCTGCTGCAGCCGGCTCCGCTGGATTTGCGCGTCAACCTGCTCAAGACCACGCGCGAGGCAGCGTTGGCCGAACTGCGCAGCCTGGGCATCGCCTCCGAAACCATGCGTTATTCGCCCTGGGGCTTGCGTGTGCAGGGCAAGCCGGCGCTCAACCGCTCGACCCTGTTCACCGAAGGCGCGATCGAAGTGCAGGACGAAGGCAGCCAGTTGCTGGCGCTGCTGCTCGCACCCCGGCGCGGCGAGATGGTGGCTGACTTCTGCGCCGGCGCCGGCGGCAAGACCCTGGCGTTGGGCGCGATGATGCGCAACACCGGCCGGCTCTATGCCTTCGACGTGGCCGAGCACCGCCTCGACAAACTGCGCCCGCGCCTGGCGCGCAGCGGCCTGTCGAACGTGTATCCGGTGGTCATTGCCCATGAGCGCGACGACCGCATCCAGCGCCTGGCCGGGAAACTCGACCGCGTGCTGGTGGACGCTCCCTGCACCGGCACGGGAACCCTGCGCCGCAACCCCGACTTGAAATGGCGCCTGAACGAAGCCGACGTGTCCAAGCTGGCGGCGCAGCAGGCGTCCATCCTGAAATCGGCGGCCACGCTGCTCAAACCCGGCGGGCGCCTGGTCTATGCCACCTGCAGCCTGTTGCCGGCCGAGAATTGGAAGATCGTGGCGCAATTCCTGCGTGAGCGGGCCGACTTCACGCTCCACAATGCAGCCGAAACGCTGGCCCACCAGCAAGTGAGCTTCGAGCCGGCAACGGACAACCTGATGCTGGAATTGCTCCCCCACCGGCACGGTACCGACGGCTTTTTTGCCGCGGTGATGCAACGCGCTTGA
- a CDS encoding fatty acid desaturase, translating into MLNGFLNWAGHGVLHASAWQIVLYTLVVTHITIIAVTVFLHRSQAHRALELHPAVMHFFRLWLWLTTGMVTKEWVAIHRKHHAKCETVDDPHSPVARGISTVLLRGSELYRAESKNQETLAKFGRGTPDDWLERNVYSRFVWQGVGITLIANVLMFGAIGGTIWAVQMLWIPIWAAGVINGLGHWWGYRNYASRDNSHNVFPWGILIGGEELHNNHHTYPTSAKLSLKWWEFDIGWAYIRLLSWFGLAKARKLPPQAKIGALQPHVDLALVQTVITNRYDLMARYAREIKRAMHAELLRAQAGIRSQGAGSRGQWAALRAARKLVTRERETLDAKSLAVVDAAAQNSPVIDKLLRMREDLKAVWEQSSASAEQVRLHLQDWCQRAEQSGIAALQNMSLRLRSYQV; encoded by the coding sequence ATGTTGAATGGTTTCCTGAACTGGGCGGGGCATGGCGTGTTGCATGCAAGCGCCTGGCAGATCGTGCTCTACACCCTGGTGGTGACCCACATCACCATCATCGCCGTCACCGTGTTCCTGCACCGCTCGCAGGCCCACCGCGCCCTGGAACTGCACCCGGCGGTGATGCATTTCTTCCGCCTCTGGCTCTGGCTCACCACCGGCATGGTGACCAAGGAATGGGTCGCCATCCACCGCAAGCACCACGCCAAATGCGAAACCGTGGACGACCCGCACAGCCCCGTCGCACGCGGCATTTCCACCGTGCTGTTGCGCGGCTCGGAGTTGTACCGGGCCGAGTCGAAAAACCAGGAAACCCTGGCCAAATTCGGCCGTGGCACGCCCGACGACTGGCTGGAGCGCAACGTCTATTCGCGCTTTGTCTGGCAAGGCGTGGGCATCACCCTCATTGCCAACGTCCTCATGTTCGGCGCCATCGGCGGCACCATCTGGGCGGTGCAGATGCTGTGGATTCCGATCTGGGCCGCGGGCGTCATCAACGGCCTCGGCCACTGGTGGGGTTACCGCAATTACGCCAGCCGCGACAACAGCCACAACGTCTTCCCCTGGGGCATCCTCATCGGTGGCGAGGAACTGCACAACAACCACCACACCTATCCGACCTCGGCCAAACTCTCGCTCAAATGGTGGGAGTTCGACATCGGCTGGGCCTATATCCGCCTGCTCTCCTGGTTCGGCCTGGCCAAGGCACGCAAGCTGCCGCCCCAGGCGAAAATCGGCGCGCTGCAGCCGCATGTGGATCTGGCGCTGGTGCAGACCGTCATCACCAACCGTTACGACCTGATGGCACGCTACGCCCGCGAGATCAAGCGCGCGATGCACGCCGAACTGCTGCGTGCCCAGGCCGGTATCCGCTCGCAGGGCGCAGGTTCGCGCGGGCAATGGGCGGCGCTGCGCGCCGCGCGCAAACTCGTCACGCGCGAACGCGAGACCCTGGATGCGAAGTCGCTTGCGGTGGTCGACGCCGCTGCACAGAACAGCCCGGTGATCGACAAGCTCTTGCGCATGCGCGAAGACCTCAAGGCCGTTTGGGAGCAGTCCTCGGCCTCTGCCGAGCAAGTGCGCCTGCACCTGCAGGACTGGTGCCAGCGCGCCGAGCAAAGCGGCATTGCGGCGCTGCAGAACATGTCGCTACGTCTGCGCAGCTATCAGGTTTGA